The DNA window CTTTTTTAAATGCATTTTTTATTGGGCTTCTTATTTTAGGATTTAACTCCTGCAAAAAAGGACACTATGGCGATTGCTTTAAATCCAACGGTCCCATTGTGAGTGAAACACGGGTGCCGGGAACATTTACTCGAATTATAACGGAGAATAAAATTGATGTAGAAGTTTTGCAGGGAAATGAATACAAAGTAGAAGTGATTGCCGGTAAAAACATTATTAAACATATCCTAACTGAAATACAAGGCGATACTATTTTGAAAATTGAGAATACCAATCGCTGTAATTTTGTGCGCGGTTATAAAAAAAATATTCAAGTTAAAGTAACCATGCCTTATCTTTCCTGGATTGGTAATTATGGTGTAGGAACCATACGAATTAATGCTGCGTTTAAACAAGATTCCCTGCTGTTTGTGCGCAATGAAAATTCAGGCGATACTTATATTTCCGGTCAATATAAAACCTTAGCCACCAGCTCGCATGGAAATGGGAATATTTTATTAAGCGGTTCGGCTAAAGAACTTTTTGTGTATATGAAAGGAACCAACTTTACCTACGCTGAAGACTTAATAGTGAGTGATTATGTTTTAATAGATTCTTATAGTATTGGCGATGCATACATCAATTTAGCAAACACTAAAACTTTTAATTATAATCTTTGGAAATCGGGAAGCATATACTATTCCGGTAATCCACAGGCCTTGGTAAATTTAAGTGCCGGCGAATCTTTAGGCAAGGGGAAATTGGTAAAGTTGGATTGAACGAGTGGCGATTAATTAACCCTTTTTAAATTTAAATACCACAAAAAGCATAAACAATACCGGAAGCGAACTCAACACCATGCCTAAATAGCCTTTAGGATAACTCTCTTCTTCGTAAAATCTTCGCTGATTTAAAAAAATATTAATGCCTGAAAGTATAAATCCCAAAATGGATAAACCTATGCCCATGTACAAATTCTGGATTCTGAAAATACAAATAGCGGCAAAAATTCCAACTAGTATAGAGGCATATCCCAAAGCGTAATACAGCACTCTGATATTCATTATTCAACAAAAAAATTCATTAGTCTTCTCCGTAATTTACTGGAGTAAGTTTGATACTGCCAATCGCTGTGATTGTTGGTGGCATTAATGCATTTACCGAATTGTTTAATGCGGTATTTCATTTCTTCATTCAGTAAATTAAAGAGTTCAAAGGCTTCGTCAAAGTCGGCAGCGTTATCTTTTATTCGGGCAAAATGATCTTCCAAACTTTGTTCTAAAACAATTTGAGGTTTTAATCCTTTGCGCAAGGCCATCATGTATTTATCCCGCACAATAAACGATTCGGCACTGGAATTTAAAAAACGTTCTTTAATTTCCGCCGGCATTTCGTAATCGTTCTCCAATTCATAATCCCACTCATCTTTATAACGATGTTCTAAATACAAATGCGGAGCAACAAAAACATGTTTCCAATCTATCGGATATTGCCATAAATTAAAACGGCGGGAATTGTTTCCTAAATCAATTATTTTAAATTGTTTTTTAGTTGGGAGTACGCGACTACCTCTACCAATCATCTGATGATAAAGGGTAAGTGATTTGGTGGCGCGGTTAAGCATGATAGTTTCCACTTCCGGTTCATCAAATCCGGTGGTTAATATACTTACCGAAGTTAAAATTCCGTTTTTGGTATTTCTGAACCATTCTAAGGTTTCGGCTCTATCCTTATCCGAAAAAGTACTGTCTAAATGCCGAACCGGTAATCCTTTTTTCTTAAACGTTTCGTAAACGGCAATGCTGGTTAAAATTCCCGCATTAAAAATTAAGGTTTTTGTGCCCTGCGCCACTTCCTCATAAGCCTCCAGTAATTTTCCCTGCATAATGGCTTGGGTATACAACATCTCATGCGAGCCTACGGTAAATTCCCCATTATTACCCACGCGCAGTGTACTTAAATTTACATCATAACTGTACGTATTGCCCTCACATAAATAACCCTGCGATATTAAAGCCGAAATACTTTCTCCAACAATCAAATCACTGTAAGTTTGATAGAGTGGTAATTTTTTATTGCTGCTTAAAGGCGTTGCAGTAACCCCTAAAATAGTTACCTCGTTAAAGTAATGAAATATTTTACGGAAGGAATTATTGTGAGCTTCATCCACAATAACCAGACCTATATCTTCTAAAAACTGATCATTTTCCTGCAAACGGTTATTGAGTGTTTCTACCAATGCGGTGAAACTTTGATATTCGGTTTGGTGGGGCAATTGTTTTACTTCGCTATTGATAACTTTGTTTTTAATGCCCAATTCAGCCAATACATCCGAAGTTTGTTTACTCAACTCAATACGATGCGTAAGAATGAGCACTTTTCTTCCTGTTTTTTCAATAAAACGCCGGGCTATTTCAGAAAAAATGATGGTTTTACCCCCGCCTGTTGGTAATTGAAAAAGTAAATTGGCATTGGGGGGCAGTTCAAGCAATCTCGAAAAAATGGTATTCACCGCATTTTCCTGAAATGGATAGAGTTTACGCGGTTCTGTACTGGTTTGTTCTTCAATAGCCATAAAAAAAAGCAAAGGCGAATATACGGTTTTATTGAAGTAAATCCAGCAAAAAAATCATAAATATCTATTTAAGATTTTAACAGCATATTTCCATTTGTTTATAAAAGTTTATCTTCGTTGCGCATGTCATTTACCCGTAATAAATTTTTCTTAAGTTTTTTATCGGCGTTGCTACTTACACTTTCCTGGCAAAAAAATCTGAGTTTATTTTCCTTTATTGCTTTTATTCCTTTATTGTTGATAGAGCATGAACTTTCGGGCAGCACGGCTTCACGTAAAAAATTAAAAATATTCGGCTTTGCTTATTTCACATTTTTATTGTGGAATATTGGGGTAACCTGGTGGGTATATTACGCCAGTGCCGAGGGCTCTTTAATGGCTTTTTTCCCCAATGCCTTACTCATGTCGATTGCCTTTTTAATTTTCTCCAATGTAAAATCCCGCATCAAAAACACAAAAGCTATTTGGCTCTTTGTTCCTTTTTGGTTGGCTTTTGAATACGGACACTCCGTTTGGGACTTAGCCTGGATTTGGCTTAACCTGGGTAATGTTTTTTGTTACAACACTTCCTGGGTGCAGTGGTATGAATTTACCGGCGTTTCAGGTGGAAGTTTATGGATTTTGTGTACTAACGTGTATTTATTTCAATTGCTCATTCATAATCAAATCAAGCAAAAAAAGTCCCAACTCATTTTTGCAGGAATTTTAATTTTACCTGTACTATTTTCGTTTGTCATTTTAAATATTCGCAGACCTTTACAAGAAAATAAAAAAACTGCGGTCATTGTGCAGCCCAATATCGATCCCTATAACGAAAAGTTTGATTTGGACTATCAGGCTCAGTTTTTAAAAATGTTACGCTTAATTGAAGGAAAAATAAATCAACAAAGCGATTATTTGGTGTTGCCTGAAACATTTATTACGGGTATTGATTGGTACGGTGTAAATGAAAATAATTTAAATAATGCTGAAGAAATATTATGGTTTAAGGATAGTTTGTTAAGCAAATATCCGAATTTGAATATTATTGTGGGTGCCAGTAGTTATTATGTTTATGAAAACGAGAAAGAAGCGAGTGTTACGGCACGGCGCGATAAAGCAGGCACTTATTTTGATTGTTTCAACACCGCATTTTTAATTAATGCTAAAGGAGTACAGTTGTATCACAAATCAAAACTGGTTCCGGGTGTAGAGCGTATGCCTTTTCCGGCCCTGTTTAAACCCCTCGAAGAATTTGCCATTGATTTAGGCGGAACTACCGGAAGTTTAGGTACACAAAAGCAAAGGAGTAATTTATACGATTTATCCAATATCGGTATTGCTCCGGTAGTTTGTTATGAAAGTGTGTTTTCTGATTATGTTTCGGATTATATCCGCAATACCGCTGATTTTATTTTTATCATTACCAATGATGGTTGGTGGAGTGATTCACCCGGACATATTCAGCATTTAAATTACGCCCGCTTAAGAGCCATTGAAACCAGAAGGCAAATTGCCAGAAGTGCGAATACCGGTATCAGTTGTGTGATTGATGAATTTGGGAATATCCATCAGGCCACAAAATACTGGGAAGAAGCCGTGATAAGCTCCGAAATTTACCCCAATAAAAAGCTAACTTTTTTTAGTTCCATGGGCGATTTAATTTCTTATGCGTCTATTGTCTTAACTTTCATGGCTTTGCTATTTTCTTTTTATTTAAAGTTCATAAAAAGGACCTGATTTTTTCCTTTTTCTCCATTAAAAAAATAGTAAATTAGGGGAGATTTAAATACATTTTCTCGATTATTTTATGGAAAAATTTGATGTTACAATAATTGGTTCCGGTCCGGGTGGCTATGTGGCGGCGGTACGCTGCGCACAGTTAGGAATGAAAACAGCTTTAATTGAAAAATATTCAACCTTAGGAGGTACTTGTTTAAATGTGGGTTGTATACCTTCTAAAGCTTTATTAGATTCCAGTGAACATTTTTTTAATGCCGCGCATAATTTTAAAACACATGGAATTGATATTAACGAACCAAAAGTAAATATCAAGCAAATGATAGAGCGAAAGCGCGGGGTAATTAAAATGACCTGCGATGGGATTAACTTTTTAATGAAGAAAAATAAAATTACGGTTTATACCGGGCATGGTACATTTGCTTCCAAAAACACCATAGATATTTTAAGCGCAGATGGAAAAAAGGAAACGGTTGAAAGTGCTAAAACCATTATTGCCACGGGCTCAAAACCAAGCTCGTTACCGGGAATAGAAATTGATAAAAAAAGAATTATTACTTCCACCGAAGCACTTGAGTTAACGGAGGTTCCCAAGCATCTCATCATTATTGGAGGCGGAGTAATTGGTTTGGAATTAGGTTCTGTTTATGCACGATTAGGAGCAAAAGTAACGGTGGTGGAATTTATGGATAGATTAATTCCGGGTATGGATGGTGCTTTATCCAAAGAATTACAACGCGTATTAAAAAAGGAATTGGGATTTGAATACATGTTCAAGCATAAGGTAACAGGAGTAAAAGCCAAGGGAAAAGAAGTTACGGTTTCGGCACTAAATGCAAAAGACGAACAGGTAGAAATAAAAGGAGATTATTGTTTAGTAGCAGTGGGCAGAAAACCGTACACTGAAAATTTAGGCTTAGATAAAATAGGCGTGAAGGTGGATAACAGAGGAAGAATTGAAACAGATGATCATTTGCGTACGAATGTAGAAAATATTTATGCTATTGGAGATGTGGTAAAAGGAGCTATGTTAGCACACAAGGCAGAAGAAGAAGGAGTTTTTGTAGCGGAAGTAATGGCCGGACAAAAACCACACATCAATTACAATTTAATTCCCGGTGTAGTTTATACCTGGCCGGAAGTTGCAGCGGTGGGTTTTACCGAAGAACAATTGAAAGAACAAGGTAAAAAATATAAAGTAGGAAATTTTCCATTCAAAGCAAGCGGAAGAGCAAGGGCGAGTATGGATACCGATGGTTTTGTAAAAGTGTTGGCCGATGAAAGTACCGACGAAATTTTAGGGGTGCACATGATTGGTCCACGTGCTGCGGATATGATAGCAGAAGCTGTAATTGCTATGGAATATAGAGCAAGCGCTGAAGATATATCACGCATGAGTCATGCACATCCAACCTTTACAGAGGCTATGAAAGAAGCTTGTTTGGATGCAACCGGAAAAAGAGCCATACATATTTAATTTTTAAGAAAATGAGTAATCCAAAAGTGGGAATAATAATGGGAAGCAACAGTGACTTGCCTGTTATGCAGGCAGCAGCCGATGTTTTAAAATTATTCCATATTGAATTTGAAATTGATATTGTATCAGCACATCGCACACCCGAAAAAATGTTTGAGTATTCCAAGTCTGCCGTTGATCGCGGTTTACAGGTAATTATTGCCGGCGCAGGTGGTGCGGCTCATTTACCGGGCATGGTAGCTTCCTTAACCCCTTTGCCGGTGATTGGAGTTCCGGTAAAAAGTTCAAACAGTATTGATGGTTGGGATAGTTTATTAAGTATAGTACAAATGCCCAATGGCGTTCCGGTAGCAACGGTTGCCGTGAATGCAGCACAAAATGCCGGAATATTAGCCGCACAGATTATTGGTTGTTCCGATAAAAATTTATTGAAAAAGATTGCTGACTTTAAAATTACTTTAAAGGAAAAAGTAAACAACGCCAGTGATGAAATGAAAAAACCGAAATAATAACCCTATCCCCCTCCGCGAGGGGGATACGTTACAGAACAATCTCATTCTATTATGCATAATCAATTTTAAAAAATGGCTAAAAGATCAAATCTTGTAAAACTGGGAGATGCCATTAACGAGTTGTTTAAGCAGGAGCATCTGGACGAAAAAATTTCGCAGTTTGCCGTAAAAAAATGTTGGAAAGAAATTGCCGGCGAACTCATAGCTAAAAACACAGGAGAAATCGCTTTCAATAAAAAAATAATTTTTGTAACCTTAAATTCCGCTGCACTTAAACATGAAGTAGGATTCAGAAAAGAAGAATTATTAAAAAACATCAATGCCTTTTGTAAATATAATTTAGTCGATCAAATAGTAATACGATGATGAAACAAAAACTGATTTTATTTTTTCTTTGTGCTTTCGCAGGTATGATTGCACAAAATGCAGACTCTTTGCAACTCCGTAAAATTTACGATTATTACCTTACGCAAAGTAAAGCCTATGAAAATTTGGAATATCTGGCTACCAAAATTGGCAGTCGATTGAGCGGAAGTCCCGGCGCTGCCAAAGCGGTTGAGTGGGCGAAAAAAGCCATGTATGAAGCCGGGGCAGATACAGTAATTTTACAACCTTGTATGGTACCGCATTGGGTGCGCGGAGCAAAAGAGAAATGTATTCTATCTTCATCAAAATTAAAATTGAATAAAAACTTAAACTGTTGCGCCCTTGGAAATTGTGTGGGTACAGGTTCAAAAGGTGTAAAGGCCAAAGTGATTGAGGTGAAAAGTTTTGATGACCTCGAAAAATTAGGAGAGAAAGAGATAAAAGGAAAAATTGTTTTCTACAATGTGTTTTTTAATCAATGCCATGTTCGCACCGGTTCTGCTTACGGAGAATGTGTAAAGTTCCGTGGGCAAGGTGCTTCGCAGGCGGCTAAATATGGAGCTGTAGGTACAATTGTGAGAAGCATGACTTCCGTTGCCGATGATGAACCGCATACGGGTAATATGAATTACGATACTTCGGTTTGTAAAACAAAAATTGTTACGCTTGCAGTGAGCTATAAAGCGGCCGATGAATTGGTGAGTTCATTGGAAAAGGATCCTAATTTAGAATTGTATCTCGAAACACATTGTCAAACTTTACCTGATGAACCTTCGTTTAATGTGGTGGGACAAATAAACGGAAGTTTAAAAAATAACGAATACATTATTGCAGGCGGTCACTTAGATGCCTGGGATAACGGTCAGGGGGCGCACGATGATGGAGCGGGTGTAGTGCAAAGTATGGAGATATTGGCCATGTATAAAAAAATGGGACTTAAGCCTAAGCACAATATTCGCGCAGTGGCGTTTATGAATGAGGAAAATGGATTGCGCGGAGGTGAAGCTTACGCAAAATTTGCGGTGCAAAATAAGGAGGAACATTTGGCGGCACTTGAAACCGATGCCGGAGGATTTACTCCCCGCGGATTTGGAATTGATACAACAAAAGGATTGTATAATTTGGCCATCAAATGGAAAAATTTATTTACCCCTTATTACGTAGATAAGTTTTCACCCGGTGGAGGTGGGGCAGATATTAGTCCGTTAGACAAATTAGGTGTGCCTTGTATAGGATTTGAACCCGATACACAACGTTATTTTGATATTCATCATACCGCGGCAGATACATTTGATAAAATAAATAAACGAGAATTGAATTTAGGAGCCGGCGGAATTGGCGCATTAATTTATTTGATTGATAAATACTATCCTTAGTTTGTTTAATTTGAAAAAAATTAATTGTTCTCTCAAATCCCTTCTTTTTTCAGCTGTTATTTAATCTCTTTACGTCTCTAA is part of the Sphingobacteriaceae bacterium genome and encodes:
- a CDS encoding DUF721 domain-containing protein, whose protein sequence is MAKRSNLVKLGDAINELFKQEHLDEKISQFAVKKCWKEIAGELIAKNTGEIAFNKKIIFVTLNSAALKHEVGFRKEELLKNINAFCKYNLVDQIVIR
- the lpdA gene encoding dihydrolipoyl dehydrogenase, with protein sequence MEKFDVTIIGSGPGGYVAAVRCAQLGMKTALIEKYSTLGGTCLNVGCIPSKALLDSSEHFFNAAHNFKTHGIDINEPKVNIKQMIERKRGVIKMTCDGINFLMKKNKITVYTGHGTFASKNTIDILSADGKKETVESAKTIIATGSKPSSLPGIEIDKKRIITSTEALELTEVPKHLIIIGGGVIGLELGSVYARLGAKVTVVEFMDRLIPGMDGALSKELQRVLKKELGFEYMFKHKVTGVKAKGKEVTVSALNAKDEQVEIKGDYCLVAVGRKPYTENLGLDKIGVKVDNRGRIETDDHLRTNVENIYAIGDVVKGAMLAHKAEEEGVFVAEVMAGQKPHINYNLIPGVVYTWPEVAAVGFTEEQLKEQGKKYKVGNFPFKASGRARASMDTDGFVKVLADESTDEILGVHMIGPRAADMIAEAVIAMEYRASAEDISRMSHAHPTFTEAMKEACLDATGKRAIHI
- the lnt gene encoding apolipoprotein N-acyltransferase, producing MSFTRNKFFLSFLSALLLTLSWQKNLSLFSFIAFIPLLLIEHELSGSTASRKKLKIFGFAYFTFLLWNIGVTWWVYYASAEGSLMAFFPNALLMSIAFLIFSNVKSRIKNTKAIWLFVPFWLAFEYGHSVWDLAWIWLNLGNVFCYNTSWVQWYEFTGVSGGSLWILCTNVYLFQLLIHNQIKQKKSQLIFAGILILPVLFSFVILNIRRPLQENKKTAVIVQPNIDPYNEKFDLDYQAQFLKMLRLIEGKINQQSDYLVLPETFITGIDWYGVNENNLNNAEEILWFKDSLLSKYPNLNIIVGASSYYVYENEKEASVTARRDKAGTYFDCFNTAFLINAKGVQLYHKSKLVPGVERMPFPALFKPLEEFAIDLGGTTGSLGTQKQRSNLYDLSNIGIAPVVCYESVFSDYVSDYIRNTADFIFIITNDGWWSDSPGHIQHLNYARLRAIETRRQIARSANTGISCVIDEFGNIHQATKYWEEAVISSEIYPNKKLTFFSSMGDLISYASIVLTFMALLFSFYLKFIKRT
- a CDS encoding DEAD/DEAH box helicase family protein, translating into MAIEEQTSTEPRKLYPFQENAVNTIFSRLLELPPNANLLFQLPTGGGKTIIFSEIARRFIEKTGRKVLILTHRIELSKQTSDVLAELGIKNKVINSEVKQLPHQTEYQSFTALVETLNNRLQENDQFLEDIGLVIVDEAHNNSFRKIFHYFNEVTILGVTATPLSSNKKLPLYQTYSDLIVGESISALISQGYLCEGNTYSYDVNLSTLRVGNNGEFTVGSHEMLYTQAIMQGKLLEAYEEVAQGTKTLIFNAGILTSIAVYETFKKKGLPVRHLDSTFSDKDRAETLEWFRNTKNGILTSVSILTTGFDEPEVETIMLNRATKSLTLYHQMIGRGSRVLPTKKQFKIIDLGNNSRRFNLWQYPIDWKHVFVAPHLYLEHRYKDEWDYELENDYEMPAEIKERFLNSSAESFIVRDKYMMALRKGLKPQIVLEQSLEDHFARIKDNAADFDEAFELFNLLNEEMKYRIKQFGKCINATNNHSDWQYQTYSSKLRRRLMNFFVE
- the purE gene encoding 5-(carboxyamino)imidazole ribonucleotide mutase encodes the protein MSNPKVGIIMGSNSDLPVMQAAADVLKLFHIEFEIDIVSAHRTPEKMFEYSKSAVDRGLQVIIAGAGGAAHLPGMVASLTPLPVIGVPVKSSNSIDGWDSLLSIVQMPNGVPVATVAVNAAQNAGILAAQIIGCSDKNLLKKIADFKITLKEKVNNASDEMKKPK
- a CDS encoding M20/M25/M40 family metallo-hydrolase, translated to MKQKLILFFLCAFAGMIAQNADSLQLRKIYDYYLTQSKAYENLEYLATKIGSRLSGSPGAAKAVEWAKKAMYEAGADTVILQPCMVPHWVRGAKEKCILSSSKLKLNKNLNCCALGNCVGTGSKGVKAKVIEVKSFDDLEKLGEKEIKGKIVFYNVFFNQCHVRTGSAYGECVKFRGQGASQAAKYGAVGTIVRSMTSVADDEPHTGNMNYDTSVCKTKIVTLAVSYKAADELVSSLEKDPNLELYLETHCQTLPDEPSFNVVGQINGSLKNNEYIIAGGHLDAWDNGQGAHDDGAGVVQSMEILAMYKKMGLKPKHNIRAVAFMNEENGLRGGEAYAKFAVQNKEEHLAALETDAGGFTPRGFGIDTTKGLYNLAIKWKNLFTPYYVDKFSPGGGGADISPLDKLGVPCIGFEPDTQRYFDIHHTAADTFDKINKRELNLGAGGIGALIYLIDKYYP
- a CDS encoding DUF2807 domain-containing protein, encoding MKRIHTFLNAFFIGLLILGFNSCKKGHYGDCFKSNGPIVSETRVPGTFTRIITENKIDVEVLQGNEYKVEVIAGKNIIKHILTEIQGDTILKIENTNRCNFVRGYKKNIQVKVTMPYLSWIGNYGVGTIRINAAFKQDSLLFVRNENSGDTYISGQYKTLATSSHGNGNILLSGSAKELFVYMKGTNFTYAEDLIVSDYVLIDSYSIGDAYINLANTKTFNYNLWKSGSIYYSGNPQALVNLSAGESLGKGKLVKLD